ATTATTTTAGATTTACCAAAGTATACAATTTTCCAACCTGCTTTTTTTATACGATAGCACAAGTCAATATCTTCACCATACATGAAAAAGGTTTCATCAAGCCCTCCACCAATATCTTCCAATGCAATTTTACGTATAAACATAAAAGCACCAGTTAAACAGTCAATTTCATAAATTCCATCATCATCAAGTTCATCAAGATTATAATTATCATTTTTATTCTTTGTAGGAATATGAAAGAGCCTGTAAAAAGCATTTTGAGGATTTGGAAAACTGCGTCTGCAGGCTTTATCCAATTCTCCAGATTCCAGAAGAACCTGACATCCAGTAGCACCAACATCTTTGTTTTCTTCCATGTAATTATAAATTTTATCTAAAGAGTCATCTAAAACAACAGTGTCAGAGTTTAAAAGAAGAACATATTTACCTTTAGCTTTTTTAATAGCTAAATTATTACCTGCTGCAAACCCATTATTCTCTTTCGAAGCTATGAATTTTACTTTATCTTTGAAATCTTTTTGAAGTTTAACTAAACTGTCATCTTTAGATGCATTATCCACTACAA
This region of Methanobrevibacter woesei genomic DNA includes:
- a CDS encoding glycosyltransferase family 2 protein, with amino-acid sequence MDCSIIIINYQTYQLTKDTINSIIDKPHSFSYEVIVVDNASKDDSLVKLQKDFKDKVKFIASKENNGFAAGNNLAIKKAKGKYVLLLNSDTVVLDDSLDKIYNYMEENKDVGATGCQVLLESGELDKACRRSFPNPQNAFYRLFHIPTKNKNDNYNLDELDDDGIYEIDCLTGAFMFIRKIALEDIGGGLDETFFMYGEDIDLCYRIKKAGWKIVYFGKSKIIHYKGASSKKQKSKLIYEFYRAMYIYYKKHLANNNSFFINGLVYLGIVILCILKLFLNLFKGK